The Mesorhizobium sp. M3A.F.Ca.ET.080.04.2.1 genome contains the following window.
ACCCGTAGCGGCGAGGTCTCGCGATGCGTGACGCAGCGCACCCGTACCGCGCCGGCACTGGTATCTAGAAGAAAAATGATCGCTTGATATCCGTTATGAAGCGCGCAACGCGCGCTGGCAGTGCTGACACGCGATGCAATCGGGTTTTCGGCTGTCGCGGACATTCCAGTGTGCAGTCCGGAATTATCTGTCGGGATCTGGTTAAAGATACGGGCATAACCGAGGGTCAAGCCCCCGAACTTATCTACTGCTCGGCCTGAACTGACATCTCTGGTTCGAGAGCGCGACTCGCCTTTCGGCTGAGTGCCCGTCCTAATCGTCGAGGAAGGGTCATTAGTAAGTGCTGATGCCCAGGATTGCGGACGGCTAAATCGCGGCGCACTATTGGTATCAGCCCCGCTCCCACGAACGGGGTGAGGCCCGGCCTGTTGCCCTGTGCATCCCTGCGCTTCCCGTGACAGACCGGGCACCCATTCCCAAGCGGATCAGAGTTTCCGAAAGCCACCGCTATCAGGAAGTGAGATTGCGCGAGTGGCGGACAGAGTTTTCGGATAAGTTCTCATACCGATCGTCTGAGGGCGCTAAGATGTTAAGCTCTCACCTAGCGGAATTGGTCGAACAAAATCATCTGGCCTGGCATGCCTTCGCAAAGGGCGATCCTGAACCTTTGAAATATCTCTACTCGCGGCAGGATGACGTCATTATCGCCAATCCGTTCGGGCCGCCGGCGAAGGGGTCGAACAACGCCGCTGCGACCATGGACCGGGCTGCCACCCATTACCGGGACGGCGAAGCTACTGGTTTTGAGCGCATCTCCGAGTACGCGAGGCGGATTTAGGGTACATCCTCGACATCGACCGGTACCGATCCAGGGTCGATGGGAGCGTTAAATTGGTGCCGCTGGCGGTAGTCGCAATGTGAAGGCCTGCTCAGCTCGGCGAGCGCCTCCATATGGAGGAACGGGTGCCATTGGTCTGGCAATATTTGACCCTAACGGGACGCTAGAAAATGTGTTGTGGATAGTGACAGTTCGTTCACTATGAACCGCCCTTTTCATTGAAGGCGCCCATCGAACGCCTAGTGTGATCCACAACGGCAATTGTCGCTTGGGCGGTCCCCGAGCTAGGGGGCCGGACAGTTCAGTTCCCGCCAGTCTGCGTCGATCACCGGCTTCTCCGTGATTTCGAATCAATCTCATTTTGCCCCCACGATGCTGCCGAACGTTTGCCAAAGATGCCACCGGACGCGCTACCCGAGCGAGTTTGACCTGAAGCCGACCTTGACTTGGTGGCTACGCCTTATTCGATTGTTCCATGGTCAGCTGGCGATGCTGTCTTACGCGAAACGCAATGGTTACGAGTTCGATCGGCCGGAGTGCGGGCAATGCTTTGGCCCGGGCTACAACCCGAGGCGCGTTCGTGACAAGGCGGTCCGGGACCGTTGACGGTCACGATACAGGGTTAGCGCGAGGACGCGCTGGTCATCCCCACCGAAACAGTTTTGACCTACCAGTATACTCGCTGTGGTCGGTCACAGTGAGGGGCAGGCCGAGGTAATCCGCCAGGACCTCCTGCGCGTGCCAGGCGTCAAGAAGATCAACATCCTCCGTGAACGACCCGAACAGATTTCGTCGGGTTCCCCCTATGCCAAGCTGGCCACGCTCGGCCTGTCGGGTCAGGACATCGTCGCCTTGCAGCGGCAAAACACCGTCACCCCGGCAGGCTCGATCGACACCAGGGGCCGCAGGGTCAACCTGCCCTGCCCTCACTGGGCTTTGTCGCTTCCCGTGATTGAGCTTGTGCCCATCGGCGCGACGATGCCGACGCGATTTTCAGCGTCCGGCTAGAATGGCTCGCTAAACTGCTCCTTGCAGGGTAAGTTTGGGTGTGCCAGATCTGCGGCCAAGCGGTTGTTTGGCGTGATCTGCGGCAAGTGATCTGGCATGAACAGCCGGGCTAGGCCGCTTGAGAAGGCCACACGATAGGCTCGCACTGGTCTGGCACCGCCGCCACGACTACACCGGGGATTTTCCGACTTGTCGCTAGTGCATCGTCCTCGCTCAGCTGCAGCGCGGCGCCGCTGCCCAGCCGGACGCTGCCCATGCGCACATTCGGCACTACTGCACGCGCGCGAGCAGCTCACCGTCGGTTGCTGAACTGGCAAGGAGTGCTTCACGGCGTGCCGCCGATCTCCGCCGGTTTGAAAAGCGAATGGGGGCCTGCTTGGCATTTAGGTTGGACACGTTTGCAGACCGGGCTGTTTGCCCGAGTTCGGTGACCGGGCGCCCAGATAGTGCGTTGCTTTATTAAATTCCGCTTTAACAATGTGAATGGTACGCCAGCCGCCCGAAGCGTTGCCACAGAAGATCGCGGATGGCTGCCATCGCATCATCGTTCGATAACCAGTTCGCGAGACTGACTCTGATATGCGCCGGCAGGCCCAGGGGTGGCTTGCCTGGAACCGGGCGGGTGCTCCGGGTTCCTCGGTCCAGTGGCTTGGCTACCAGCCCACAGTATTTATCTGAGAAAGATCGGCGATGTCGTCATAGATCATCGAACCCTTGACGAGAAAACACGAGCCGCCGAGAACTTCAAATAATGAGCTTGACGCGGTGCAGGCGGGAGGGGTTTCGAAGGCGGTGGGCCAGCGCGTCGCGGTTTGTACCTTGCTGCCGTTGGCTTCGGCAGAGCCGACGCATATCGCGAGGACGGCGATAGCAATGAGGGTCTTGCTCATGATTAACCTCAGAAAACCAAGTTGCCATCCTCGCGACCCAATGTAGCACCGGCCAAAAATGCTTCTATCCACCAATTGGATGATTTGGGATCGTCTATGTTAACTAGCAATCAGCGCGTCGAATAATATGAACGGAGCGGGTTTTGTCTCCGGCCGCTTTGGTTCGGTAACGCCGCCCAGTCGCCTATCGGACGAGGTTCGCTTCACGAGTGAGCCGTGGACGGCAACGCGGGATCAATGCGATGCCGGTCGATATCGTGGGCGCCTGTTGACAGGCCGAGCACCCCCGCGCAGAAGGCGGGAGCGTGCAGTCCCGAATTAGCCTGATCGACGTTTCAGTTGATCAGGTCGAGCAGTTGTTGAAGAGCTTTCAGTCGGATGGCCCAGCGGCTCTCCGGCACTACGGCGCGTGACCATGACGGGCCGGCTGCCTGACTGCTGCCGCGACCAAAAGCTCGGGCCGGACGCGTCAGCGAGATGGGACGTGCGATGGTGAAATGCGCCGAGTGTGGCAGCAGGCGTGTCACGTCGGGTTCACCTTGTCTCACCCAAAATGAGCGCTATGCTCCTGGCGTCGATCTTGTTGAACGAACGCTGTTTTCGCGCTTGGCGCCCTGACGATTTTCCCTCTCAATTTCGAAAACTGGCTCGTTTGGCAGTCTGCCAGACGTGGATGATTTGCGCCGAGTTGAAAGGAAATCGCAATGACTACGGGAACAGTGAAGTTCTTCAACGCCACCAAAGGCTTTGGCTTTATCGAACAGGGCAATGGACAGCCAGACGTGTTCGTCCACATTTCTGCTGTGGAGCGCGCTGGAACGCGATCCTTGACGGAGGGCCAGAAGGTGAGCTTCGACATCGTAAAGGATGCGCGCAAAGGCAAGAGCTCCGCGGAGAACATCCAAGCAGCTTGAAATGAGCACCGGCTCTTCAAGCATTGGAGAAGGTCGGTTGTGCCCGGCCTTTTTGGTAAGAGGCAAAAAATGGCTGTCCATGCCAAGGCGAAGCGACCACACAGGTTGCGCGGACGATAGTTGAGGGCGAAGCGGCCAGGAGGAAGGCAAAGACGGCGCGGCTTCGGGCGGCCAGGTTGGCGCAGGAGATTGTCAATACAACCCCAAAGGGCAAGCCCAAGCGCAAATAGCCGCGTAGGCGCGAATGCAGGCCGGTAAAAAGCAGCCGCTGCGAGGAAACTTCGCATGTGAACATATGGGCCTCTCAACCGTTGAAGGCTAGGAGGTTCAGCTGCTATGAGCAACCACGCCAGCGAGAATGGGAATTTACACGAGGCCGCTCTCGATATTCTGGCGAAGCGACTGGCCAAGAAGGCAGACATTGCCGAAGAGCAAGCCCGCCAGTGCCCGAAGGGTACCGCGAGAAGTGGGGGTTGAAGCCGGACTATCTGATGGTCGCGCCGAACTACGCCGCCCAGCGGTCGACGCGGGCCAAGGCGGCTGGGCTCGGCCGGAATTCCGCGACCGGCGAAGAGCGTGGCCAAAAGGCGTTCTTCGCGATGAATGCGGAGTGCCATGAATTCTGATGTGAAGGTCGCTGACGAGCTTTCACCCTTGATCAATCGTTCATGACATTCGCGCAAGTTCGTCGGCGGAGATGCTGGTGCTAGCCTGCATGCCCAATCCCTGCCCCGGCGCCTGAATCACCCCTCTGCGCCGGGGCTTTTCAGTTCTCGACGCTGACTGCCGCCCACGCGGCCCTAGCCTGTAAACTCGCACAAAAGGTCCACCCTTCTTGATACATTTGGCAAAGCCCTGCTTGTGTTCGCCAAGAACCCGCGGCCGGGTTGTAAAGCGGAAGCCCGCCGCCTCGGGGAGAGAACGACGGGCTTCTTGCTTAAGGGAGCGGCGGGGGACGGGCCGCTCGGGGCTATAACCCGCAGAAGGCTAATCAGTTCCTGCTAATCTCGCGATGGGCGGGCGGTGGCTAGGTGTTTAGTCCGGCATTTGATGGACCGGGTCGAGTCGAAAGCGCTCGGGCTCTTTTTTCCATGGTTTTGCAGATGAACTCAAAAGGCGTCGTCTTGAGCCGGCGTGCGAAATTGTAGGCTGAGATGAAGGCGGCGAGGTGTCGGCGCAGCTGATCGTGATCGTCATAGTGGAAGCGCTTGACGGTCGCGTCCTTGATGGTTCGGTTCATCCGCTCGACTTGACCGTTGGTCCAGGGATGGTTGATGAAAAGGCGAATGACCGACAACTTCGAACACAAGTGCCAACAAGGCACGGTTCAATGGCCGGCGACGAAATCTGGCTGCGGTGGAATCGCTCACCTAGTAACTGTTTGCGCATCGGGAGGCGCCCGGCGCGTCATGTTAAGCCACATCAACGCTTGGCACTGTCGCTGTCGGCATCGGCCCGTGCCAGGAAGATCTCTGTGACCTGAGGAAGATTGTTCTTCAGCCACTCAGCCATCGCTTCCTCCTCGCGGAGGTTCTGCTCGCACACGCGGGCAATCTCCGCTTCATCGGCTGCATTGGCTGCCGCTATCAGGATCGTATAAGAAGCGATTTCCATATGTTCGAATGTGTAGCTGGCAAGAGAGCCCTTCATCACCTCGTCGCCTGCGAAGACCCCACTGATGGACTGAGCCATTGCAGTCAGCTTGCCGCCCGCATCTTTGAGTGTTGAGGAACCCTCGTCCATCGCATCCAGGCAGGACTGCAAACGTCTGGCCTGCTCCTTGGTTTCGGCCAGGTGAGATCGGATGCGTGCGCTGAGCTCTGGATAGCTGTCGAGCCGGCTCAGTTGGCCCGAGAGCATCGTCTCTGCTTGTTCCTCCATCGCATGCGCGTCCCTCAGCCATTGGATGAGCCATTCGCGGGATTCAGGCATTGTTGTCTCCTGTTGCTTAGCGAGCCCCAAACCGGGGAAGAGGTCCATTGTTCCTGAAGCCCGCTCATCTCGTGCCGATGAACTGTGATTTTCTGCTGGGACGCACGCCAGACTCTGCGTCGGTCGTGAGCCGAGGTCGAGCGCTGCTATTGGAACTCCCTGAGCTTTCGCGCCTCTCTGACAAGTACAGCAACTTCCTCGCCGTGCGTTCTGATCAAGCCGCGCACCTGTTCTTCTGTCAGCCCATTCACAGCAGCAAAGTAGCCGACCTCATAGGGGTCATTCGCCGAGACACGATTCGGGTTGCGAAAGGTACGTTCGGCGCTGTCACTTTCCATGTCACCTCCCTGCGTGGGTGAGCCGCACCGCACACCGATGGGCGCTATTTTGACGGGCGCGCGGCAGCTTCCCGAATGCTGCCGGCGCCGCCCATATCCCCCTTCTTGGTGCGCCCACCCCCCGGGCCAGCGCCAATGTCCGCGCCCGTAGTGGGGTGGGAGGACGGGTCCGACAGTGTCCGCTCGGCCAGCTTGGCCGCAACTTTCTTGTCCTTGGCCGCTAGCTTGACGGTTGCCGTTCCGTCTCCGCCGTCAACCGGCATAACCTCCTCGAGATTGTCGATGCGGTCCCATTCGTCTCCGGAATTCCACGGTCCCGTGGTGTCCCCTTCGCCCTGCGAAGTATTGACATACATGCTGGCATATTTCTCGATGCCGGGGAGTTTGCCCGTGGGGAAGTTGTTTTCTATCGCATAAAGCGCTTTCTCGAATGACTTCTGGTGCGCGACTTCGCGGGTCATCAGAAAACCAAGCGCATCTTTGATGCCAGGGTCATCGGTGATGTTGATCAGTCGCTCATAAACGATCTTGGCGCGCGCCTCGGCCGCTATGTTGGAACGCAGATCCACCGTGGGCTCGCCGCGCGAGTCGATATAGGCGGCGGTCCACGGGACGCCGGCCGAGTCGCAAAGCGCGGGCCCACCGCCGAACAAGATCGATTCTTTGGCAGTCGTGCCGCTGGCGCCAACCATCAGGTACAGCTCGGCCTCTTTCATCTGGCCTTCGGCGAGCTGTGCCTTCAGGCCTTTGTTGAGCATTGTCACGATCTACCCGACCACCTCGAGGTGGCTGAGCTCTTCCGTGGCGATGTCAAGCAACATGTCTTTGCGGCCAATGTCGTCTTCGCCTAATCCTTGCGTGAAATGGCGCATCGCCGCAGCGAGTTCGCCATCAGCTCCGCCGAACTGCTCCATAATCATGCACGCCAGGCGCGGATTGGGTTCTGAAACTCGGACGGTATATTGCAGTCGCTTGTTGTGCATGAACATGAGAACTCTCCAGGGTTGGCGCCCCTAACACGACCCCATCAGGAATGTTCCACCTCGCCAACCGACAATCCTGGACCGACACACCGCGCTCCGTCGCCGTGAACGGACCTGGCCGCGCTTCTCATATCGCGGGCCGCAAACCGTCGTCCTCCCCTGTGACCCCGGAATGCTCCTCAGGATGTTTGGGAACAACACTCTCCTGCACGTGTTCAAAGGCGATGTACAATTTCATCGGTGATCAGGCTCGCGATGTGGCTGTTGTGGGGGCCGGGCCTGCGGGCCTTGCTGCGGCTGTCTATCTTGCCCGCTTTTTGCGTTCTGTGATTATCTTCGATACCGGTGACGGGCGTGCGAAACTCATTCCCAAGACCTACAATTGTCCCGGCTTTCCTGATGGCATCAGCGGAGAGGATCTGTTGGTTCGGTTGAGAGAGCAGGTGAAAGCGTATGCAACCGACAT
Protein-coding sequences here:
- a CDS encoding DUF892 family protein encodes the protein MPESREWLIQWLRDAHAMEEQAETMLSGQLSRLDSYPELSARIRSHLAETKEQARRLQSCLDAMDEGSSTLKDAGGKLTAMAQSISGVFAGDEVMKGSLASYTFEHMEIASYTILIAAANAADEAEIARVCEQNLREEEAMAEWLKNNLPQVTEIFLARADADSDSAKR
- a CDS encoding DUF3606 domain-containing protein; its protein translation is MESDSAERTFRNPNRVSANDPYEVGYFAAVNGLTEEQVRGLIRTHGEEVAVLVREARKLREFQ
- a CDS encoding cold-shock protein, giving the protein MTTGTVKFFNATKGFGFIEQGNGQPDVFVHISAVERAGTRSLTEGQKVSFDIVKDARKGKSSAENIQAA